In Pararge aegeria chromosome 27, ilParAegt1.1, whole genome shotgun sequence, one genomic interval encodes:
- the LOC120635732 gene encoding protein MEMO1, with protein MSCRNASHAGSWYTENGSELSRQLDLWLSKADLTHGPARAIIAPHAGYSYCGACAAFAYRQVSPVVVKRIFILGPSHHVRLGGCALSSLDKYQTPLYDLTIDKQIYAELEATRQFKWMDIPTDEDEHSIEMHLPYIAKVMEEYKTAFTIIPILVGSLTPEKEASYGAILAPYLADPQNLVVISSDFCHWGSRFRYTWRDQSRGRIHQSIEWLDKQGMDIIEKMDPISFTEYLNKYNNTICGRHPIGVLLQAIAKLRSQSNAPQMSLKFLKYAQSSECFTMQDSSVSYASASLVFE; from the exons ATGTCCTGTCGTAATGCAAGTCACGCTGGGAGCTGGTACACCGAAAATG GTTCGGAATTGTCCCGGCAACTGGACTTATGGCTGTCAAAAGCTGATCTCACCCATGGACCAGCTCGAGCGATAATCGCCCC ACACGCGGGCTACTCGTATTGCGGCGCATGCGCAGCATTCGCGTACAGACAAGTCAGCCCAGTTGTAGT TAAACGCATCTTTATACTCGGGCCATCCCACCACGTGCGTTTGGGAGGCTGTGCGTTATCTTCCTTAGACAAGTACCAGACGCCCCTCTACGATCTCACTATCGATAAGCAAA TATACGCGGAGCTGGAAGCCACGAGGCAGTTCAAATGGATGGACATACCCACGGACGAAGATGAACACTCTATAGAGATGCATCTGCCGTACATCGCAAAGGTGATGGAGGA ATACAAGACTGCCTTCACAATAATACCTATTTTAGTTGGCTCACTCACCCCCGAGAAGGAGGCAAG ttACGGCGCAATTTTAGCACCATACCTAGCGGACCCACAGAACTTAGTAGTTATTTCATCCGACTTCTGCCACTGGGGTTCGAGGTTCCGGTACACATGGCGAGACCAATCGCGCGGGCGAATCCATCAGAGCATCGAGTGGCTTGATAAACAG GGCATGGACATAATAGAGAAAATGGACCCCATTTCGTTCACCGAGTATCTCAACAAATATAACAATACGATATGCGGTCGGCATCCCATCGGAGTTCTTCTGCAG gctaTAGCGAAGCTGCGCAGTCAGTCAAACGCTCCGCAGATGTCGCTCAAATTCCTCAAATACGCTCAATCTTCAGAATGCTTTACCATGCAGGACTCATCCGTATCCTACGCCAGTGCTTCCTTGGTCTTTGAATAG
- the LOC120635733 gene encoding uncharacterized protein LOC120635733, protein MDKNKSFALPKPVRPTTKRTTVTEVPTTSKKVIPREKFCSRKSIAPNKITARANTTILSDKSIWKPEASSDLDAADAEIAYGKFLRNMLEECLVEEKIKREETQMDVQMAQLADRFKKTMDQLDRTNRRLKDIKFVVEQKRLLDLKNQDCSNFYNLTENSTLEEKINNLTSSEEACLDHLETINVDFGFNHESGHKQLLDAVNEAIEGLEGIKKNSKLDTAKFHEYESLHKNLEEIEKDRFNIDMLKSEFEVKFPKFSEKLLKDVSDKMASLMEDEVDDN, encoded by the exons ATGGACAAGAATAAAAGCTTCGCCCTGCCCAAACCCGTACGCCCAACAACTAAGCGGACAACCGTCACCGAAGTGCCTACAACTTCCAAGAAAGTGATACCCAGGGAGAAATTCTGTTCACGTAAAAGTATTGCGCCTAATAAAATAACCGCACGCGCAAACACAACTATATTAAGTGACAAGTCGATCTGGAAACCGGAGGCGTCTTCAGACTTAGATGCCGCGGACGCCGAGATTGCATACGGAAAATTCTTGAGAAATATGCTAGAAGAGTGTCTTGTTGAGGAGAAGATAAAGAGAGAGGAAACCCAGATGGACGTCCAGATGGCGCAGTTGGCTGATAGATTCAAAAAGACCATGGACCAGCTGGATAGAACCAACAGACGGCTGAAGGACATCAAATTTGTTGTTGAACAAAAGAG gctCTTGGATCTAAAAAATCAAGACTGTTCCAATTTCTACAATTTAACAGAGAATTCAACCTTAGAGGAGAAGATTAACAATCTTACGTCATCAGAAGAAGCTTGTCTCGATCATTTGGAAACAATTAATGTTGATTTCGGCTTCAACCATGAATCTGGACACAAACAACTTTTAGATGCAGTTAACGAGGCTATAGAGGGATTGGAGGGTATCAAAAAGAACTCCAAATTAGACACTGCAAAGTTTCACGAATACGAAAGCTTGCACAAAAATTTGGAAGAAATTGAAAAGGACAGATTTAATATAGACATGTTAAAGAGTGAATTTGAAGTTAAATTCCCTAAATTCAGTGAGAAATTGTTAAAGGATGTATCTGATAAAATGGCTTCGCTTATGGAAGATGAGGTTGATGacaattga